In the Bordetella genomosp. 10 genome, one interval contains:
- a CDS encoding sigma-70 family RNA polymerase sigma factor, translating into MTFPLSAHPLVTDDALRRRLIALARRWLAHGAEAEDLVHDAYLRAADAELPPAGSGREAWLVTVLHHLCIDFLRRQGRYKALLAQAAEETGHALDGDSPRHQVDRALRVEAALAHLSRTLAPGDAAVVMLYEIFEFTHAELGAMAGRSEDASRQHLHRLLRRLRATPPAPRRVEDDEDEDAVYLFALCRHALAQRDPGGLIAVLRASTPQAIASLANAAPGGWASTQAMAVADSLHQNSLSQSCLLQGN; encoded by the coding sequence GTGACATTCCCCCTATCCGCCCATCCCCTGGTCACCGACGATGCGCTGCGCAGGCGCCTGATCGCGCTGGCGCGGCGCTGGCTGGCGCACGGCGCGGAAGCGGAGGACCTGGTGCATGACGCCTACCTGCGCGCCGCCGACGCCGAGCTGCCCCCTGCCGGCTCGGGGCGCGAAGCCTGGCTGGTGACGGTGCTGCACCATCTCTGCATCGACTTCCTGCGCCGCCAGGGACGGTACAAGGCCCTCCTCGCGCAAGCCGCCGAGGAGACCGGCCATGCCCTGGACGGCGACAGTCCGCGTCACCAGGTGGACCGGGCGCTACGCGTGGAAGCGGCCCTGGCGCACCTGAGCCGGACGCTGGCGCCCGGCGACGCGGCGGTCGTGATGCTGTACGAGATCTTCGAGTTCACCCATGCCGAGCTGGGAGCCATGGCCGGCCGCAGCGAGGACGCCAGCCGCCAGCACCTGCACCGGCTGCTGCGCCGCCTGCGCGCCACGCCGCCGGCCCCCCGGCGGGTGGAGGATGACGAGGACGAGGACGCGGTGTACCTGTTCGCCCTGTGCCGGCACGCGCTGGCGCAACGCGACCCGGGCGGCCTCATCGCCGTGCTGCGCGCCAGCACGCCGCAGGCGATCGCCTCGCTGGCGAACGCCGCTCCCGGAGGATGGGCCAGCACGCAGGCGATGGCAGTCGCGGACAGCTTGCATCAAAACAGCTTGTCTCAAAGCTGCTTGCTTCAAGGCAACTGA